The Solanum lycopersicum chromosome 6, SLM_r2.1 genome has a window encoding:
- the LOC101268188 gene encoding uncharacterized protein isoform X1 — translation MDNSSPSTSRKRQRAGEPCPEPESDLNDDQLLSLEENFNFSDTLVALRMMRAHFPRIEKVSVQPFILRSQLYSSVKDRTQVDRELESLRREGVLRTFKLSTGQDDHAIMFLDDYLSQIERVSKRLETQKQEGLSVFEWFKEHVIHLKLDPSIGHEELRSLLSLGGKVKEEHISLLINAGLLTRQLIDPNMYWFAIPNIGSILKGLSQGRKELMSFLNRRKYKEMPMAALEKKRLRLSPLDMRFHLRDLLGSGHLKTVEGPTGLVVKVVKD, via the exons ATGGACAATTCGAGCCCATCAACAAGCCGGAAACGGCAACGCGCCGGCGAGCCCTGTCCCGAGCCGGAATCGGACCTCAACGACGACCAATTACTATCACTTGAAGAAAATTTCAACTTCAGTGATACACTGGTGGCTCTTCGCATGATGCGTGCTCACTTTCCCCGTATTGAAaag gTTTCAGTTCAGCCTTTCATCTTGCGGTCACAGTTATACAGCAGTGTAAAGGACCGGACACAAGTGGACAGAGAGTTGGAG TCTCTAAGGAGGGAAGGAGTTCTACGTACTTTCAAATTGAGTACTGGACAGGATGATCATGCTATAATGTTTTTGGACGACTACCTTAGTCAG ATTGAACGTGTCAGCAAAAGATTGGAAACACAGAAACAAGAAGGCCTTTCTGTTTTTGAATGGTTTAAGGAGCATGTAATTCATTTAAAGCTAGATCCCAGTATTGGACATGAAGAACTT CGTTCACTTCTGTCTTTGGGAGGCAAGGTGAAGGAGGAACACATCTCCCTCTTAATAAATGCTGGACTTCTG ACTCGACAACTTATTGATCCAAACATGTACTGGTTTGCGATTCCAAATATTGGATCAATTCTCAAGGGCCTCTCACAG GGAAGAAAGGAGCTTATGTCTTTTCTCAACCGTCGTAAGTACAAAGAGATGCCAATGGCTGCTCTGGAAAAGAAGCGCCTTCGACTCTCTCCACTAGATATGAGATTTCATCTCAGAGATTTGCTAGGATCCGGCCATCTCAAAACTGTCGAGGGCCCTACAGGTTTAGTCGTTAAGGTTGTGAAGGATTAA
- the LOC101267896 gene encoding uncharacterized protein At1g03900 gives MSFDEDEESFEHTLLVVREVNVFKIPPRPTSGGYKCGEWLQTDKIWSGRLRVVSCKDRCEIRLEDPNSGELFAACFVPPGQRENSVESVLDSSRYFVLKIEDGTGKHAFIGLGFSERNEAFDFNVALSDHEKYVKRDIEKDGDEAETSSDGHIDIHPAVNHRLKEGETIRINVKNKSSSGMGMLSAAVQSKAITIAPPPSGANKIRSPLPPPPNDPAISRKTSTTASIALKGPNGSSMQSSDPISDLSQLERSLPSATGSGSSKKTTAAGWAAF, from the exons ATGTCgtttgatgaagatgaagaatccTTCGAGCACACGCTCCTAGTAGTGCGTGAAGTTAACGTCTTCAAAATTCCTCCTCGGCCAACCTCCGGCGGCTACAAATGCGGCGAGTGGCTTCAAACCGACAAGATCTGGTCGGGTAGGCTCCGGGTCGTGTCATGTAAGGATCGGTGCGAGATCCGATTAGAGGATCCCAATTCCGGCGAGTTGTTCGCAGCTTGTTTCGTGCCGCCGGGACAGAGGGAGAATTCGGTGGAATCGGTGCTTGATTCGTCGAGGTACTTTGTGTTGAAGATCGAAGATGGTACAGGGAAGCATGCGTTTATTGGGTTAGGGTTTAGCGAGAGGAATGAAGCGTTTGATTTCAATGTAGCGTTATCGGATCATGAGAAGTATGTGAAGAGAGATATTGAGAAAGATGGTGATGAAGCTGAGACGAGTAGTGATGGTCATATTGATATTCATCCTGCTGTTAACCATCGATTAAAG GAAGGTGAAACCATCAGGATAAACGTGAAGAACAAATCATCTAGTGGAATGGGCATGCTTTCTGCTGCTGTTCAATCAAAGGCCATTACCATTGCTCCACCCCCTAGCGGAGCTAACAAGATCAGGTCTCCTCTTCCACCCCCTCCGAATGATCCAGCTATTTCTCGGAAGACTTCTACCACTGCTAGTATTGCACTCAAGGGGCCAAATGGAAGCTCAATGCAGTCCAGTGATCCAATTTCCGATCTCTCTCAACTTGAG
- the LOC101268188 gene encoding uncharacterized protein isoform X2 encodes MDNSSPSTSRKRQRAGEPCPEPESDLNDDQLLSLEENFNFSDTLVALRMMRAHFPRIEKSLRREGVLRTFKLSTGQDDHAIMFLDDYLSQIERVSKRLETQKQEGLSVFEWFKEHVIHLKLDPSIGHEELRSLLSLGGKVKEEHISLLINAGLLTRQLIDPNMYWFAIPNIGSILKGLSQGRKELMSFLNRRKYKEMPMAALEKKRLRLSPLDMRFHLRDLLGSGHLKTVEGPTGLVVKVVKD; translated from the exons ATGGACAATTCGAGCCCATCAACAAGCCGGAAACGGCAACGCGCCGGCGAGCCCTGTCCCGAGCCGGAATCGGACCTCAACGACGACCAATTACTATCACTTGAAGAAAATTTCAACTTCAGTGATACACTGGTGGCTCTTCGCATGATGCGTGCTCACTTTCCCCGTATTGAAaag TCTCTAAGGAGGGAAGGAGTTCTACGTACTTTCAAATTGAGTACTGGACAGGATGATCATGCTATAATGTTTTTGGACGACTACCTTAGTCAG ATTGAACGTGTCAGCAAAAGATTGGAAACACAGAAACAAGAAGGCCTTTCTGTTTTTGAATGGTTTAAGGAGCATGTAATTCATTTAAAGCTAGATCCCAGTATTGGACATGAAGAACTT CGTTCACTTCTGTCTTTGGGAGGCAAGGTGAAGGAGGAACACATCTCCCTCTTAATAAATGCTGGACTTCTG ACTCGACAACTTATTGATCCAAACATGTACTGGTTTGCGATTCCAAATATTGGATCAATTCTCAAGGGCCTCTCACAG GGAAGAAAGGAGCTTATGTCTTTTCTCAACCGTCGTAAGTACAAAGAGATGCCAATGGCTGCTCTGGAAAAGAAGCGCCTTCGACTCTCTCCACTAGATATGAGATTTCATCTCAGAGATTTGCTAGGATCCGGCCATCTCAAAACTGTCGAGGGCCCTACAGGTTTAGTCGTTAAGGTTGTGAAGGATTAA